The genomic window AACTCTTTAGTTGTTGTCACTAGTTGTACGTAGTTCAAACAGCAATAGCTGATGTGTCTACTGTTGCTAGGGTTGTGGTCAGTTTCTTGACAACAAGATCTACTCCAACACATTTGCTGGAGTATGGATCACCAGTGATAGTTCCCCAACACTGAGGTCCAATGAGATTCATGGTGGACTACAAGGGGGCGTGTACTTCTTTGGTGGAGGACTGGGAGTATTGGAGGGAAATTATGTCCATAGTAAGTCCATTTGTGTGTATGTCCCAGTTGTACATGTGTTTATGTGCAAGTCCATgtatgtttgtctgtgtgtatgtcctCTATACACAACTCTCTATTTgttcatgtgtgtttgtgtgtatgtcctGTCATGCACACTGATGTGTGATGTGTGTCTTTGTGTCCCACTGCtgtgtaggtgttgatttgtgggtgTCATATGGCTTCCTTGAGTTGACCATCATGTTTATAGCAAAAACAGTCCATAACTTCTGTAGTGGTTGGACTAGTACTGTTCTTTGTagcattgtgtgtgtatgtgtgtgtgtgttattgtaAACTATTACCTGTTGCTACATAGGTAACACACTGGCTGGCATACAGATCAGGAGTAGTAGTAATCCGGTTGTCAGGGACAACAACATCCATCCTGGATTACATGGAGGAATTTATATAGTGAGTTACCATAGCAACCAAATTGCAGGTCATTACTACAAGTATGAAACCTGTGTCACGCACGTACTCATCCACCACACCATACACAATACAACTTCAGTTATCCATCATATCCCAAGGGTTATAATGATGTACAGTGTTACAAGATCTATCCCTTCCCATTACAGCATGATGGAGGACTAGGTTTGATTGAGGCTAATGAGATCCACAACAACACATTGGCTGGAGTATGGGTGACCACAGGTGAGGATTAGTATTGTGTAGCATCAGTTTGAAGATTAACACATGTACAAGTAATACACATCATGTGAGCAGCACTGCCTGATCACATCAAGTGAGCAGCATTACCTTTTTCACTCCTGCATaatgcatagtgatactgtagtCTACTATTGTAAAGAATTATCCTGTATGTTGTGGTGTTAAGATGTGACTTTATGAAAGAACCCCAATTAATGCTTATTTTGAATTACATATGTTTTCTAAGGGTTTACTAAAGTTTCAGCCCTACAAGTAGTCTGGCGccacccgccccttcgcataaagtaagggtctggtgaaatacagatactaaatcatttctagtgcccagattcggcgctagccaattggtgcatgccaatgacgttcacacagaaatcgccttggcaacacaatgcttttgttcgaattgaagtgcaatcatctgacgtaacaagcattacgtgcgctgtctaattgaattccttttgaaatgattaggtatttgtatttcaccagacccttactttttgcataGATTATAGACACACCCCGGGATAGGCGTTTCTGATTTCGCGCGGCTGCTCCTCACCAACACGTTTTAATTGGCTTAAAACCGAAACCCACTATCAAAAGTATTTCGTTGAAAAATCGTCCTACTGCGTGGTTTTGTTGTGTTTTTTCAAGAGTTTGCTTTACTGAGGTTGAATAATGGCACAAGGATTGTCCTCTATCAAGGGTTAGTCTAAAACAAATTCGTATATTGCAATATTGTAATTCCTTGAGTTTGTGGTACCGATTTCTTTCGCCTATTTAACTTTTTAGGCTAAATCTAGGCTTCTCCATGTTGAATATACACTATTACGTACCCCACACATAATTTTTTATTGTTAAAGTATCTCTAAGTGATTTTATTGTGTGATGTGTATCACGTGAGGCTCTAAAATATGTTACTACGGCCTTGTTTTCTTGTTTAGATTGTGTAGCACATGTTTATGATGCTCTCTTGGACATGGTTGCTGATAAAAGTTATCAGGTACCATCTGAAGCTACTGATGCCTGCTTGAAGACAGCCAGAGCAATGCTCACAGAACTGAAGTTGCCATCACTGGGCGACACCTGTGTTTTTGCAGGTTGGTTGATAGAGAAACTTGAGAGTATTGTGGACAAATCATTCACACAAGCTACATCATCAGTGAATAAGGAGAAGCTGTGGACAGAATTTTACCAGTTGCAAACCTCAGTGCTTTTCCGAGAAAAATGGAAATCATATTTGTGCTTGCTAAAGTTACCACAAAAAGCCATCTTTTTTCAAAGCTATACCATAATTCCCTGTCGATAAAGCATCTGAAGCAAGAGCTCAGCCCTCTTCTTATGAGGAAGAGAATGCCATACGCTATGTGGGAGGCTATGTTGTTGCTGCTTTGAAGAAAAGGCCAACTGACATGGAACTATTAGTAGGCTTGGATCACCTCATAGAAAAGGATCAGGAAAAAATCAGAAGTTCTGAGTCTGCTGTATGGGTGAAAGCCATCGACAGAGGTCGGCTTACATACATTTCTGAAGAAGCACAAGAAGTTTTTCTGTCGATTGAAGCTTGTACTAAGGCCAATTTCACATTTAACGTTGCACACAAACTGGATGATAAAACCAGACACCAGTTAAAGAACGATATATTTGCAGATGGTGATGTGCAATTTCATTGGTGCTTGACAGGCATCACGCTAAAAGTTGAGGAAGAAAAGGCAGAAGAATTGTTAGAACTCTGCATAGATCTGTGGATCACAGTCCGAGAAAAAGCTTTTGCTAATTCAATACTTGAGTTTTACAAACAGCAAACTAAAAAGGGCACAGAAAAAGCAAAAGCACTACGTAAAACAatagaataattattattgtacaataaattattatgtgttATGTAACATTGTTTTACAAAGAAGCTCTTCGATTTTCTTTTACATTTTCTCAAAGGGAGACATTTTGTATCCTCAATGGACTGCTTGATACTGGAACTTTTTCTGCAGTTTCCATGGGTATCCTCAAACCACATGTTACCAACCAAACGGATGGTGTCACTGTTCTTAACAAACTGGTGCACAGTTGGGTAGTCATTGGTGGCTCCAGATTGGCGTTGCATGCTGAAGTATTTTTCCAGTGGGTCCTGACAGATCAGGTTACTTAAAAAACAAGTGACCCCAGGAATCTTAAAAAATACCCTCTACCAGCTCCAAAAATGAATTAACTGCAAAACGTGAATAAAATAAACATTTAGGTAACCCAACATGTTTACCAGATCGAGTAATTCCATCACGTGTTTCTTTTGATAGCAGCATCAAATTAATTTCTTTCTTAGAATATCCTTCCCTGGCCCTAACACTAGCCTCCCATGATTGAAAGTAAGGCAACACCTCATTATGAAGGAACTAAAGAGTGAAATGGTAAAATTTCATGGCATGATGCAAGGACATCATAATAAAAATTTAACTATGCATTGGTTGTTTACTTTGAGTCGAAAATCATCTGTTTTCCTATATGATTTCAAAAATGCCTTCCTGGTTAACTTTCCCTCAGATAAGAGTGATACATTCATACTATCAAACATCTTGTCGACTAGCTCAATAAACTCTGCTGTAGTTTCAGCTTCATTGGTGGCAAATGTTCTAAGTTCCTTTGCGACTGTACTACTCATGACCTATATTCAAATTAATAATACCATCAACAAAGTATAATTTACATACCTGGGCTGCAAGATCAACGCGCATCTTAGAAAATGAGGTCAAGTGTATGTGCTCATATTTTAACTTTGGCACTAGTGAAAGTTCGGGTGTGGTGGTAATTTTCCCAGTATTCCTTTGATATAGATTTTCAACATACTTCCACATGATTCTATTTCCATTGCACTAAAACAATGGACAAAATACAATATTTCAGTATATGATAACAATAAAGCAGCCTTAAATCACTTACCCACAAAGATCTGGTAGGACTTTGAAAGCAATTGCGGATTGTTTTTAGCAGATGTGGGGGGTTTATGAAAAACATGACTTCTTGTTCCTCCTCCGAAAAAGGGTTTAGTGCTTTGTAAACAACTTGGTCTCTCAAAATTCCTGGCAACTTGTGAAGTTCAAATAATCTTCTGTTGGGACTCCCCCCATTGGAAGTTACAGCCAATACCTGACACCCTACTTTTGTCAGACGCTCTATTACCTTCCACAAAAGAGGAAACATATCAGCCCCTGTTATGGATGATGCAGCAAATTGGACATATGGTAAAGCTATGTTAGTAAATAGCCCCTTGAACATAAATACAACCATGGTCTTGGAAAGTGGTCTCTGCAATGATGAAGCATCCTTCTTCAGCATGGCTTCAAAGTCATCCAGCTGGTTGTTGACCTCACCCAAGTCAGTAAAACCAAACAATGCTCCTGTTGAGCGCTCAAATACAAGGCCTTGCTTTATGTACATTTCATCAATCAGTACAACTCCATACTTTGTCAATTCATCTTTCTGATTCAGTAGGTCTAACAGTTGTCTATCAGCCTCAATTGAAAAGCGTAAATGTGTGTAATCTCTTAGTGTGCGTGATGATGGCAAATTAATAATCCCAGAGTTGCGGATGGTCTCGCATGCTTTACTTGAGAGGTGGTGTAAATATAAGCACCACTTAATTACTAGCGGATGCCACCGTCGTGCTCAGCTGAtagctgctgttgctgctttcAACTGTTGGGTCCAGAAGATTCCCAGGAATGATTCCTCACTGCTTTTTCAGCACATCCTCAGAATGAGTCTTCATCATGCTAACCAAGTCATTGCTCATTTCCTCCTCAATATCTACACCACTATGAATTCGCttatcaatttttttttcagCCTTTCAATAGTTTTCTTCTGAACAGTAGCAGTGTGCTTCACATTTGCTGTACGTACTGATATCTCTGGTGTACTGCAGCGCCTGTAATTTGTATGACTCTGTGCACTTGTTCGACCTGGGATAACTATTGCCAATCTCTTACTTTCTGTAGAAAGGGCACTGTTTAGAGTGTTGCGCTGGAATTGATAACAGTAATAGCACATGTCTACAATTCGATGAGAATCACTAATCCACAAGCACGACAAATGTCTGATAGCTGAAGTCTGATGGTCATAATAAGCAACCAGTTTTTTACCTAcaaaaataagcaaaacttgaAATTGTAGCTACATAACAACAAAACATAAAATATCAGAGAATGCTACTTGACACATTAAACTGTTGCATCAAAGTATAGTACATACCTGAATGATCATAAAATCTTCCTTTGTTCTTCCTAACAATCACATCAAATTTTGGATCATTGATCCCAGGGCAACACTTGGAAAATGTGATGGTCTCAGCTATTTTCTTAAGGTCATCCAAACTATTGACAAAAACAGGTAGTTCTTTGATAACTGGATGATTCTGCCAGCTAATCACACCTTGAGGAATTCGCAAAGCCCAATGGCGATCCAACAAAATTTCAATCATGTAATTGATCATGGGAAAGCCTGCTGCATTGGTCCCTGATTTGCAAAGTTGAAAGACATCATTTTGATTTGACGGCAAAATAAACCAACCAGCATTTAAGATATCTGAATGTTGCAATGACTGCCAAAGATTCAGAAATGTAGGTACAGATTCAGAGGGAGCACTGAGACATGCTTGTTCTGTGTCCATACCTATATTGCTTATACTTATATCTGATACTGCTGGTAAACCACACGAAAACGTCCAATTAAGAGGTTCAGGATCAGTGACCGCTTCATCATATAACAGGTCAGCATTTGCTACTTCATCTTCCCAAACAGAATACTCATATGGCTCATCATGGAGAGGACTATCAGTGAGCAACTCATTAGGTATTTCACCCATAATTAAACTATTGTCCAAGGAGCTCCTATCATTGTCAGTCTGTTCTATTGTATCACTGTCAATCTGTTCTCTTATGTCGTCAATCTGTCCTCTTATGTTGTCAATCTGTCCTCTTCTGTCATCGTCAATGTGTCCTCCTCAATCTCTTCTATGGAACTACCAGTCTGTTGTCCTTGGTCATCATTGCTGTAATCATCAATCTGTCCTCTGATCGTCAATTTGTTCTGCGTCAGTGCTGGTCTGTTGTCCTCCATCTTCATCAATCATTTCATGGTCATCTATAATCAGCCTTACAGAATTATCAATTTGTTTTCCTCTGTCAATCTGTTGGTTACTGTCACAATATAAATCATCATTCCTTAGTTCCTTAGCATTTCCTAGACTTCCATATACATGTTTAATGAAACGCACtcttgaaaatgatgttttcttaTCCTGCTGCTGTGCTTTCAAAGAATCACGCTCATTGGATCTCCTTTTTCTTGCAGTCAAAATTTTTTTCTACCCATGGCTCTGTAGAACAAGTACAAAACAATGATACAACTGTAAAGCATTTATGCAACAAAACTATTGAATGTTAATTGATAATggaaaattatttttttttaaaaagattatataaaatacaaaaatttgaCTATGTTGGGGTGACTGGCAATACATTTATTATGATATACTTGAACTTGATACACCGTTGGACTTTTGAGTGAACTTGATACACCGTTGGACTTTTGATCGACTTTTCCAACGACCAATCTTTTGGTCACCGAAACATGTTTCAGTAGTGAACTGGTTATATCGTTGGACTTTTCTTGAATATCAGCTCAATTGAACCTTTGACCATAAAGTTATGAGTACCACAAATGTATTGAGACTCTACAATCGCTCATCATACTGTGATACTACAAAAACTATGCTAAAACCTTTGCAAAACGACTGCGAATGTACCATTGATCTACAAAAGAGCGACTGAAACTTTCATTTCACGAAGAAAAATGAACTGTATGCCCTCCTGTCCTTTTATGCATCGAAAATTCCGTATATTAGTCGCATACTAATCCCAAACGTGTTAATGGACTGTAGGTGAGGAGTGCCCGTGAGTGTGTGTCAAAAGAATTACCTTATACTGTGGTGCTGGTGAGTTTTGTGCCAGTCTTATTGTTTTGTGTGGTGTTTTAAACACTGTTCTATCATAAGAATTCTTTATCTTCGCATCAGCAGCTTGCAAACTTGAAGATTTCAATTTGATGACATCATAGTTTTCAATCCCGGGGTGTGTCTATAATCTAtgctttatgcgaaggggcgggcagCACCAGACTACCCTACAAGCTGAGAGTTGTAGATGTTACAACACTGCAAAATGGATAGATTACTTTGTGTAGTGATAATAAAGATATTAAATTTGTATCTCTCACTTGTAGTGGTAGCATCAAGTCCCCCAAGGCAATAAAGGAAAAGTTATCAGGGGACTCCCCTAAGACCCACCCATCAATTAGACTCTACAACCAGTGATATTGGCAGTCCTTGTTCTGATATCACAGGATActtcagtgaccacaccacaGCTAGTTCTCCTACCATGTTGAAGACTGTAGTGACAAGGATTTCCCACTATTAGGGTGTAACAATAACACAGTAACCCCTAATGGTGACAAggattccccactactggggtgTAACAATAACACAGTAACCCCTGATGGTGACAAGGATTCCCCACTACTGAGGTGTAACAAAAGCACAGTAACCTCTGATGGTGACAAggattccccactactgggatGTAACAATAACACAGTAACCCGTGATGGTGACAAggattccccactactggggtgCAACAATAGCACAGTAACCCCTGATGGTGACAAGGATTCTCCACTACTGGGATGTAACAATAACGCAGTAATCCCTGATGGTGACAAGGATTCTCCACTACTGAGATGTAACAATAGCACAGTAACACCTGATGGTGACAAGGATTCTCCACTACTGAGATGTAACAATAACACAGTAACCCCTGATGGTGATAAACTAGACGCAAGTATGAATGATGATGCCTTCCCTCCAGCATTGATCCAGAAGACTTCAGTTCTAGTTAATCCTACTAATGTCATAGTTCCTTCCCTAATAATAACAAGTACTCTCCAGCTGTAACAGCTAATAACACGTTTCTGCCACCCTCAGGGATGTCCGACTACAGTGCTGCCCCACGTGGGGTATTCCCCCTTATGACTTGGAGACATATCCTCACAGTATGTCATATCTAATGGGAACCAGTGCTACCAACCCTGCTAGAGTAATGAACAACTTTAATTTCTCATATTATCCTCACACGATTGGCTAAACTGGAAAACCTTCTGCTGCATCACCTTGGCAACCAGGAGGTAACTATAGTCCACATCATGAGCCAACCACGCCCAACAGTATCTATGATAACAATTATTCTCCAGGGGGTTCTCCCTATGCTGCACCCTCATTACCCCCCAGTAATCATCTCACCACTATTATCACGTAGTAATACCAATGAGCTATTCTAACAACAACTAGTAACCA from Dysidea avara chromosome 2, odDysAvar1.4, whole genome shotgun sequence includes these protein-coding regions:
- the LOC136246336 gene encoding uncharacterized protein codes for the protein MIGGYVGCGGCGQFLDNKIYSNTFAGVWITSDSSPTLRSNEIHGGLQGGVYFFGGGLGVLEGNYVHSNTLAGIQIRSSSNPVVRDNNIHPGLHGGIYIHDGGLGLIEANEIHNNTLAGVWVTTDCVAHVYDALLDMVADKSYQVPSEATDACLKTARAMLTELKLPSLGDTCVFAGWLIEKLESIVDKSFTQATSSVNKEKLWTEFYQLQTSVLFREKWKSYLCLLKLPQKAIFFQSYTIIPCR